One segment of Daphnia magna isolate NIES linkage group LG2, ASM2063170v1.1, whole genome shotgun sequence DNA contains the following:
- the LOC123469614 gene encoding lysine-specific demethylase 4E-like, with the protein MHNPDNKMPGINTCQLLLGHAMSYTGWHVENVNLPSINYHHSGKPKYWVVVAEKYGVLLKEFFRKNIPSFYEECRSANDPPIPFHCFKQCKGDYIITFPEAFHFVVNFGLNVAQATNFAFPEWLPFAKAREGCSCVYSESFIAVSSRFNL; encoded by the exons ATGCACAATCCGGACAACAAGATGCCTGGTATTAACACATGCCAATTGCTATTGGGCCACGCCATGAGCTACACAGGGTGGCATGTTGAAAACGTCAATTTGCCGTCCATCAATTACCATCACAGTGGAAAACCGAAGTACTGGGTGGT GGTTGCCGAGAAATACGGCGTGCTGCTCAAGGAATTCTTCCGTAAAAACATTCCTAGTTTTTACGAAGAATGCCGATCT GCAAACGATCCACCGATCCCCTTTCACTGCTTCAAGCAGTGTAAGGGGGATTACATCATCACTTTCCCAGAAGCCTTCCATTTTGTGGTGAATTTCGGCTTGAATGTGGCTCAAGCGACAAACTTTGCTTTTCCCGAGTGGCTGCCCTTTGCCAAGGCTCGGGAAGGGTGCAGTTGCGTCTATTCGGAATCGTTTATAGCCGTTAGCTCGCGTTTCAATTTGTGA
- the LOC116917465 gene encoding uncharacterized protein LOC116917465 encodes MALVPTCWIRDSSNPVHVFLEKLFQDGTIEGTTQSKTIYDAHEIFKPFSLGVFRNVFNELKSSNGLLLRKRQAEVTASNESSSSSRGLTKVAKLDEEEGATAFMNLDSRFNNNTQPIVVSVYKDHVTEQEKVIILCVLPNGADEIRFRLIGSGPGTMFAVIEYAWTPIAYEIEALFGDEIKKAEMATCDPKILALKDDLKFTRQHKAQAPKGSIEINLPIPVQTAANTIKREGKTRKDGSQAILVELIAYQFRYTVKREDEKIVFKTSDVCFPS; translated from the exons ATGGCTTTGGTGCCTACCTGTTGGATTCGTGATTCGAGCAATCCGGTTCATGTTTTTCTCGAAAAATTGTTTCAGGACGGTACCATTGAAGGTACTACTCAATCTAAAACTATCTACGACGCACATGAAATCTTTAAACCATTCTCGTTGGGTGTATTTCGTAATGTGTTCAACGAATTGAAAAGCTCAAATGGTCTGTTAT TGCGGAAGCGACAAGCTGAAGTGACTGCCTCAAATGAGTCTAGCAGCAGCAGTAGAGGTTTAACAAAAGTTGCCAAGttagacgaagaagaaggtgCTACTGCTTTTATGAATCTTGACTCGAGGTTTAATAATAATACTCAACCAATCGTCGTCTCTGTTTACAAAGACCATGTAACAGAGCAAGAAAAAGTCATCATCCTCTGCGTCCTCCCAAACGGGGCCGACGAAATTCGTTTTCGTTTAATTGGTTCCGGACCTGGGACAATGTTTGCGGTTATAGAATACGCTTGGACCCCCATAGCCTATGAAATAGAGGCGTTATTCGgagatgaaattaaaaaagcAGAGATGGCAACTTGTGATCCCAAAATTCTGGCTTTGAAAGATGATCTGAAGTTTACTCGACAGCACAAAGCTCAAGCTCCCAAAGGCTCCATCGAGATCAACCTTCCCATCCCAGTCCAAACAGCAGCGAACACCATTAAGCGTGAAGGAAAGACGAGGAAAGATGGCAGCCAGGCCATTCTTGTTGAATTAATTGCCTACCAATTCCGCTACACAGTAAAAcgagaagacgaaaaaattGTGTTCAAAACATCAGATGTTTGCTTCCCTTCTTGA